The following proteins are encoded in a genomic region of Natronorubrum halophilum:
- a CDS encoding DUF555 domain-containing protein: MHCRVVVEAAVPVFDVETEDEAIRIAISKTGEMLNPDLNYVEINMGTRTSPSGEELPPAFIAADEALVALELEMTVFNVERDEHASRIARKEIGQRLENIPLEVIQIDELEEEDDDDEAQSETDTDDSTTDEDESESASDGDDSTDTDDGQADDEILPEFEDLVERD; encoded by the coding sequence ATGCACTGCAGGGTTGTCGTCGAAGCCGCCGTGCCGGTGTTCGACGTCGAGACGGAGGACGAGGCGATCCGTATCGCCATCTCGAAGACTGGCGAGATGTTGAACCCTGATCTAAACTACGTCGAGATCAACATGGGTACGCGGACCTCTCCGTCGGGTGAGGAGCTGCCGCCCGCGTTCATCGCGGCCGACGAAGCACTCGTCGCGCTCGAACTCGAGATGACCGTCTTCAACGTCGAGCGCGACGAACATGCTTCACGAATCGCCCGCAAGGAGATCGGTCAGCGCCTCGAGAATATCCCGCTCGAGGTCATCCAGATCGACGAACTCGAGGAAGAAGACGACGATGACGAAGCTCAGTCGGAGACGGATACCGACGATTCGACGACCGATGAAGACGAATCGGAGTCGGCGTCCGACGGGGACGACTCAACCGACACCGACGACGGTCAAGCTGACGACGAAATCCTTCCCGAGTTCGAAGACTTAGTTGAGAGAGACTGA
- a CDS encoding DUF7836 family putative zinc-binding protein, with translation MDETTVKLLCPECTKNWQHSPNDLPAAANMFHCPNCHASRRLSEFMQTDRDLRTLKQLG, from the coding sequence ATGGACGAAACGACTGTGAAACTCTTGTGTCCAGAATGTACGAAAAATTGGCAGCATTCTCCCAACGACCTCCCCGCGGCGGCGAATATGTTCCACTGTCCGAACTGCCACGCATCCAGACGCCTATCCGAGTTCATGCAAACGGATCGCGATCTCCGGACGTTGAAACAACTCGGCTAG
- a CDS encoding UPF0058 family protein has protein sequence MKKQELIHLHGLLAEVSNQCAAWEDCKIDLEEYESLGIRPTSIHKSKTDHKAAVFAIAGGITKNMREEEQEAVAATAD, from the coding sequence ATGAAGAAGCAGGAGCTCATTCACCTTCACGGCCTTCTCGCGGAGGTATCGAACCAGTGCGCGGCGTGGGAAGACTGTAAGATCGACCTCGAGGAGTACGAATCACTTGGCATTCGGCCAACATCAATTCACAAGTCAAAAACAGATCACAAAGCGGCTGTTTTTGCAATTGCTGGGGGAATTACGAAGAATATGCGTGAAGAAGAGCAGGAAGCAGTCGCCGCTACCGCGGACTGA